Proteins from a genomic interval of Pseudovibrio sp. Tun.PSC04-5.I4:
- a CDS encoding AraC family transcriptional regulator — MSHASVADLGYFSSSNILWSDWVEAHDHMSCASMNATYCENTENFRANVSGRILGTAAIGNVRAKANTIQTNLSRSTGNEIDAIYVQYVHHTTGCCILRDKNEIPVASGDLLLMDMAEPLEVIHGDYETTSVILPRSTLKSIQVSQNIYPIQLLGTHDPSAIFLRNLLGTLKGQLRYLDTKSVITILQFVGELAVMKLENIELCDVPELQQKSADYLKRLKAKVILRRYLANPDFTGNELAKLMGVSRSTLFRLFINTGGAGQYLKQIRLLKARYLLHHAPHLDVKEISGLCGFKRASGFSRAFRSEFELSPLQVREHMTREETNAMVAYATWILGN, encoded by the coding sequence ATGTCGCATGCCTCTGTTGCAGATTTGGGATATTTCAGCTCATCCAACATACTTTGGAGTGATTGGGTTGAGGCGCATGATCATATGTCCTGCGCATCTATGAATGCGACATATTGTGAAAATACTGAGAATTTCCGTGCCAATGTTTCAGGCCGTATTTTAGGCACCGCAGCCATTGGCAACGTACGTGCGAAAGCCAACACGATTCAAACCAACTTATCCCGCTCCACTGGCAATGAGATAGACGCCATTTATGTGCAATATGTACATCACACCACCGGCTGTTGTATTCTGCGGGACAAGAATGAAATTCCAGTCGCCTCTGGAGATCTTCTTCTCATGGATATGGCCGAACCCCTCGAAGTCATTCATGGCGATTATGAAACAACTTCTGTAATTTTGCCGCGATCAACTTTGAAAAGCATCCAAGTTTCACAAAATATTTATCCAATTCAACTGCTTGGAACTCATGACCCATCTGCTATCTTTTTACGTAATCTGTTGGGTACTCTCAAAGGGCAACTACGTTATCTGGATACGAAGAGCGTTATCACTATTCTGCAATTTGTGGGTGAACTTGCGGTGATGAAACTTGAAAATATAGAGCTCTGCGATGTTCCCGAACTTCAGCAAAAGAGCGCTGATTATTTAAAGCGGCTGAAAGCAAAGGTCATTTTGCGCCGATACCTAGCGAATCCGGATTTCACAGGAAATGAGCTAGCAAAGCTCATGGGTGTGTCCCGCTCTACGCTTTTCCGCCTATTTATAAACACAGGCGGCGCGGGCCAGTACCTTAAGCAAATACGGTTGCTAAAGGCGCGTTATTTGCTTCACCATGCACCACACTTAGATGTCAAAGAAATCTCAGGGCTTTGCGGTTTTAAACGCGCTAGTGGATTTTCTCGGGCTTTCAGGTCTGAGTTCGAGCTCAGCCCCTTGCAGGTACGTGAACATATGACACGCGAAGAAACAAACGCAATGGTTGCCTATGCAACTTGGATACTGGGCAACTAG